ACACTGGCAACGCTGGCGGCCAAGCGGAGTTTCCTGGGTGAGGTCTACCTCGACTGGTCCATGTTTCCCATCGTCGAACAGAGTGGCGTCGATCCAGACGGCTATACAACGGTCACCTTTCGCGATCTGCGCTTTATGTACGACACCTTTCTGACCAGTGGAAGAGGCAACAGCCGCGACAATCCGCCGCTCATGGGAACCGTAACGGTCGATCCGAATCGGAAGGTTGCGGAGATGGAGATGAACGGGCGAACGCAGAAGTAGCGAGTTGCCGGTTGACCAGAGAGGAAGTACCGAGGACAATCAAGACTGGCGCTAGTTTTGATGTGATTTGCCATCGGCTTCAGCCGCCCACCCTTCGAGGTTCCGACATGTCCGCATATCTTGTACTCCTGCTCGCTGTACTCAGCCGCATCCTGCCGCACACGTTTCATGTTGTCGGCTTGAACTTCACCGCTGTTGGCGGCGGCCTGCTGTTCTTCGGCGCTCGACGGAGCCGCTGGCAGGCGTTGATCGCGATCCTCGCGCTGGCTGCTACCGACTACTACCTGACGGTCTATGCCTACGGATTTCCCTTCCATGTGAGCAGCTACCTTGCTACTTGGGCGTGGTATGGGGCAATCTGCCTGCTGGGCAGCGGACTGCTCGCCAAGCGCGCGACCGCGCTGCGTGTGACTGCAGGCGTGCTTGCAACCTCTACTTCGTTCTTCGTGCTCAGCAACTTCATGGTCTGGGCTGCGGGCGGGATGTACCCCGCAACGACCGCTGGGCTTGGAGCCTGCTACGTTGCGGCAATTCCCTTCTTCGCCAACGACCTGATCTCAACCGCGATCGTCGCCGGTGCGCTCTTCGGAGTTCCCGCCCTGGCAAAGGACATCGCACGGACCGTGTGGCTGCCGGAAGGCTCGAACCAGCCGCTCGCGTAATACGCGATTCGCTTCATCAGGAAAAGGCCGCCACTGTGCGGCCCTTTCTTTTTGCAAACTTCAATCAAGCCAGTTTGAGACGTTCAATCGCTCGCTTCGCAGCAAGATGACCGCACATTCCGTGGACACCGCCGCCTGGGGGCGTAGACGCCGAACAAAGGAAGACCTTCGGAAGGCCGGTGCTGTAGAGCGACGGAGTCGGTCGGAAGATCAGCTGCTTCGCGGTCATGGCACCGCCTGAGATGTCTCCACCGATGAGGTTCGCGTTCCAGGCCTCGAAGTTCGCCGGTGTCGTGATCGTTCTCGCGAGGATGCAGTCGCGAAAGCCCGGAGCGAAACGTTCAATCTGCGCTTCGATGGCTTCGAAGTGTGAGGCAGTGGAGCCGTTGTGGACGTGGCAGTAGCCCCACGCTGTATGTTTGCCCGCAGGCGCGCGAGAGTGGTCGAAGAGACTAGGCTGTACCAGCAGCACGAACGGTCTTTCCTTGACCCTTTCGGAAGACCAAGGCGCAGCCTCGGAGGCGATCATCTCCTCCAAGCTGCCGCCAACATGCACGGTCGCGGCGCGGGAGCAGTCCTTCGCCGTCCATGGGATCGGATCGCTGAGTGCCCAGTCGATCTTGTACGCTCCGGGGCCATAGCGGTAGCTCTCCAGCTGGCGGCGGTAAGAGGCTGGCATGGCGTCTCCAGCGATGGTCAGAAGTTGCCTTGGCGAGATGTCGCAGAGTACGGCTTCGGCAAGCCCTATGTCTTCGAGAGAGGTCACCTGCCGGTTGAGATGAACGCTTCCGCCGAGGCTCTCAAGGTGTTCCACCAAAGCGTCGGAGAGCGACTGCGCTCCTCCCTCCGCGATGGGCCAACCGGTCGCATGTCCGGCTGCGGCAAGCACCAGGCCGACGGCGGACGAGAGTGGACTCGTGAGCGGCAGAACCGAATGAGCGGCCATTCCGGCAAAGAGAGCCCTGGCGCGGGTGCCTTTGAAGGCGCTGCGGGCGAGCGTCGAAGCGGAGAGCATCGCGTAGATGCCGAACCTTGCGAGCAACAAAGGGCTTCGGGGAAGGTGAACGATGGGGCCGAGGATCTCGGTGCAGAGCGCGGGCCAGTCATCTACGAGCGGCCTGATCAGGCTCTTATACGCGGCGGCATCACTGGCGTTGCCCAGGCCGCTGCATGTCGTGGCCATGTCGTGCTCCAGCATGACCGCGGTGCCGTCATCAAAAGGGTGCGCCAAGGGTGCGGGAGGTTCGATCCAGCGATGGCCATGCCGGTGAAGCGGCAGCGAGTTGAAGAAGGGCGACGCCGCTCCCATGGGGTACACGGAGGAGCCGAGATCGTGGCGGAAGCCGGGCAAGGTGATCTCGGCCGTCCGCGCTGCCCCGCCAGCCGTCGCGCCGGCCTCGAAGACAGTCGTCTCGATGCCCGCCTGCGCCATCGTAATGGCCGCGCTCAGTCCGTTCGGGCCCGCGCCGATGATCGATGCCTTCGCCATCTCTGCGTCGAGGATACGCGACATGCAGGCTAAGGGCGGGAAAGCACTACCGCCTGCTCCAGCGTGGTGCCATGGGGGACCGGCGTGTAGCCGGTCTGCACCTCGTCTTGCTGCTCGCCGATGTTCTTGAAGAGCAGCGCCTTGCCGTCGATGTGTACGTGGGTCTCGGTGATCTGCCA
This Granulicella aggregans DNA region includes the following protein-coding sequences:
- a CDS encoding DUF6580 family putative transport protein, producing the protein MSAYLVLLLAVLSRILPHTFHVVGLNFTAVGGGLLFFGARRSRWQALIAILALAATDYYLTVYAYGFPFHVSSYLATWAWYGAICLLGSGLLAKRATALRVTAGVLATSTSFFVLSNFMVWAAGGMYPATTAGLGACYVAAIPFFANDLISTAIVAGALFGVPALAKDIARTVWLPEGSNQPLA
- a CDS encoding phytoene desaturase family protein, with amino-acid sequence MSRILDAEMAKASIIGAGPNGLSAAITMAQAGIETTVFEAGATAGGAARTAEITLPGFRHDLGSSVYPMGAASPFFNSLPLHRHGHRWIEPPAPLAHPFDDGTAVMLEHDMATTCSGLGNASDAAAYKSLIRPLVDDWPALCTEILGPIVHLPRSPLLLARFGIYAMLSASTLARSAFKGTRARALFAGMAAHSVLPLTSPLSSAVGLVLAAAGHATGWPIAEGGAQSLSDALVEHLESLGGSVHLNRQVTSLEDIGLAEAVLCDISPRQLLTIAGDAMPASYRRQLESYRYGPGAYKIDWALSDPIPWTAKDCSRAATVHVGGSLEEMIASEAAPWSSERVKERPFVLLVQPSLFDHSRAPAGKHTAWGYCHVHNGSTASHFEAIEAQIERFAPGFRDCILARTITTPANFEAWNANLIGGDISGGAMTAKQLIFRPTPSLYSTGLPKVFLCSASTPPGGGVHGMCGHLAAKRAIERLKLA